A single genomic interval of Cydia strobilella chromosome 3, ilCydStro3.1, whole genome shotgun sequence harbors:
- the LOC134755600 gene encoding PRL-1 phosphatase translates to MKQKDIRPAPSLIEYKGMRFLITDRPSDVTIQSYLQELRKHNVCVVVRVCEPSYDVGPLKAENIEVRDLAYDDGTFPPANVVDEWFEILRDKAQNKPEAGVAVHCVAGLGRAPVMVAIALIELGMKYEEAVETIRDQRRGAINSKQLSYLEKYRPKSRLKKNGHKNSCCVQ, encoded by the exons ATGAAGCAGAAGGATATCCGACCGGCGCCCTCGCTAATCGAGTACAAGGGAATGCGGTTCCTGATCACGGACCGCCCCTCTGACGTCACCATCCAGTCGTACCTACAG GAGCTGCGCAAGCACAACGTATGCGTCGTGGTCCGCGTCTGCGAGCCTAGCTACGACGTCGGCCCGCTGAAGGCCGAGAACATCGAGGTCCGCGACTTGGCCTACGACGACGGCACATTCCCGCCGGCCAACGTCGTGGACGAGTGGTTCGAGATCCTGCGCGATAA GGCCCAAAACAAGCCGGAAGCGGGCGTTGCAGTCCACTGCGTTGCCGGCCTCGGCCGGGCCCCAGTGATGGTCGCCATCGCGCTCATCGAGCTCGGCATGAAATACGAGGAGGCCGTCGAGACCATCCGGGA CCAACGCCGCGGCGCCATCAACTCCAAGCAGCTGTCGTACCTGGAGAAGTACCGACCCAAGTCCCGCCTCAAGAAGAACGGTCACAAGAACTCTTGCTGTGTGCAGTAA